The nucleotide sequence GTTGACGAAGATCTTCCGGGACATGAGGCACTCGCTTCCTGATCTGTGTCCGCCGGTCAACTGTTTCCGGCTGAGGACAACTGTGTCCTACAGATACTGTTTCCGCAAGACTCAATTTTGATAGAGTTCGGGAAACGGAAGGTGAGGGCACGTGGTGACGGACTCGGACACGACAGCGGATGGCACGATCCAGCTGCTCTGGGGGCTGCGCGAAGGGCCCACCCGGGGCCCGAAGCCGGTGCTCAGCCTGGAACGCATCGCCCAGGCGGCGGTCGACCTCGCCGACTCGGAGGGCCTGGCGGCGGTCTCGATGCAGCGGGTCGCCGCCGACCTCGACTTCACCAAGATGTCGCTCTACCGGTACGTCACCGGCAAGGACGAGCTGGTCGCGGCCATGATCGACCTCGCCGTCGGTGAGCCGCCGGTGTTCGACGAGCTGCCCGGGACGTGGCGGCCGCGCATCGAGGAGTGGGTCCGGCTGCTCGGGCGCACGTGGGAGGCGCACCCCTGGCTGCCCTGGGTCACCATGGGCGACCGCGTCATGGGACCCAACGAGACCGGCTGGACGGAGCTGTCCGCGGCCGTGCTCGCCGAGAGCGGGCTGACCGTCCCGGAGCGGATGAGCCTGGCCCGGATGCTGGGCGGGCACGTCCGCGCCACCATGTCGGTGTCCACCGCGGGCACCCAGCCGTGGGTCAACCGCCGGCAGGCGGACCTGCTGCGCGAGCACGCCGAGCTGTTCCCCACGCTGCGGTCCATGCTCGACGGCGCCGACCCGCCGCCGGACAACGGCCGCGACTTCGGCCTGCGGCTCATCCTCGACGGCGTCGAGCGGCTGGTCGCCGAGCGCTCGACCTGACACCGCAACCCCATGACCATGGGACACTGAAGGGGTGGACGTCGATGTCAGCGCCAACGTCGCCTCGGTCGAGCGCGCGCTGGATCGTCTGCGCGCCCGCGGGCACCGCGTCACCGGCGCCCGCCACGCGGTCATCGAGGCGCTGGCGACCGTCGACGGCCACCCCAGCGCGGAGCAGCTGTCCGAGCAGGTCCGCGAGCTGCACCCGACGGTCCACCGCGCGACGGTCTACCGCACCCTCGAGACGCTGGCCACGCTCGGCGTCGTCACGCAGGTGCACGTCGGCGGCAGCGCCACCACGTACCACCTGGCCGGCGACGCCACCGGACACGACGACCACCTGCACGCCAGCTGCCGGGTCTGCGGCCGCATCATCGACCTCCCCAGCGACCTGCTCGACCCGATCAAGCGCCGGCTGGCCGACGAGAGCGACTTCCAGCTCGACCCGCCGCACATCGCGCTGTCCGGCACCTGCCGCAGCTGCCAGTAACCGGCCCGGAACCCGGCTCAGACATCGAGTGTCGTCGGGCCGGACATGGCCCCAGCAACGGTCACCGTGGCTCGTCGCTCGCACCGACGAGGTCGAGGAGACCTCCGGCCCCCTCTCATCGCCGGTATGTCCGGCCCTCCTGGAGCCGCAGCGTCGCCCGGACCGGCCAGTGGTCCGACGGCAGCCGGCCGCCCGGCCGCTCCCGCTCGACCGCCGCGTCCTCGAACGTCCACTGCGGGCTCGCCAGGATGTGGTCGATGCGCCGTCCGTCCTCCTTGCCCGTGAAGCCGTGCACCGTCCCGCCGGTCACCGGCGCGAGCCGGAACCCGGCGTCCAGCAGCGGCCCCATGACCTTCCGGTCGCCGTGGACGGCGTTGAAGTCGCCCATGACGACGGCGGGGACGGCCGGGTCCAGCCACCCGACCAGCTGCCGGACCGAGGCCGCGCGGTTGGCCGGGTGCCGCTCGTCGAGATGGGTGTTGACGACGGTGAACTCGCGGGCCGTGCGCTGGTCGCGGCAACGGAGGAGGGTCGCGACGCGCGGGAACGACGCGTCCGGCAGCCGGGTCCCGGGGACGTCCGGCGTGTCGCCGTACCAGCGGGTGCGATGCTCGAGGACCCGGACGAACCCGCCGCTGACGGCGACCGGGCACTGCTCGCCGGACGTGCCGCCGTCACGTCCCTGCGTGAACCACTGCGCGCCGGGCAGCCGCCGGGCCAGGTAGCGGCGCTGGAACTCGTAGACCTCCTGCAGCCCCAGCACCTCCGCGCCCAGCGCGCCGATGGCCGCCGCCGTCGCGCCGCGCCGGAACCACCACGAGTTCAGCCAGTCGAGGGCACGGCCGTTGCGGATGTTGAACGTCGCGACTCGCAGCACCAGACCGGGGTCCACGGCGGCAGCGTAGCGCTCAGGTGGGGACGGTGTCGGCCAGTGACGGGGTGCGGGTGACGGACCGGCCGGCCCGGCGCAGCACGCCGGCGAACCGGACGGCGTCGCGGACCGCCGCGCCGTCGGGGTCGTTGTTGAAGTAGACGAAGACGTCGCGGTCGTCGGCCCAGGTCGCGGCCAGCCGGTCGGCCCATGCGCGCAGCGCCTGGCCGCCGTACTTCGGCCACGGGTGCGCGGCGCCCTCGTGCAGCCGCAGGTAGCCCCACCCGGCCGTGCGCCACAGCGGCGTGACCGGCCGGCCCTGGCGGTCGGCCCAGCACAGGGCCGCGCCGTGCCGCTCCAGCAGCGACCGGATCTCGTCGGTCCACCACGACTCGTGCCGCGGCTCGACCGCCACCCGCACGTCGCGCGGGAACAGCGACAGGCACCGGTCCAGCCGGTCATGATCGGCCCGCAGGTTCGGCGGCAGCTGGAGCAGCACCGGGCCGAGCCGGTCGCCCAGCCCGGCGGCGACGTCCAGGAACCGGCGCACCGGCTCGTCCGGGTCGCGCAGCCGCCGCAGGTGCGTCAGGTACCGGCTCGCCTTCACCGCCATGACGACGTCGGCGGGCAGCCGCTCACGCCACGACGCGAACGTCTCGCGCCGCGGCAGCCGGTAGAACGCGCTGTTGTTCTCGACCGTCGCGAACCCCTCGGCGTACCGCTCCAGCCAGCGCCGTTGCGCCAGTCCGCGCGGGTAGAGCACGCCGCGCCAGGAGTCGTACTGCCAGCCCGACGTCCCCACGTGCACCACCATGGCCGGTTCAGTACCCGATCCCGCCTACCGTGGTCGTCCATGATCCCGAGTTTCGACGCGATGTGGGCCGACCTCGAGCCGGTCGGGCGCGACCCGCGCGGCGGCTACCGGCGGTTCGCGTGGACGGACGCCGACGCGCTGCTGCGGGAGTGGTTCGCAGCCGAGGCGGCCCGCCGCGGCCTGGCCGTCACCGTCGACCGCAGCGGCAACCAGTGGGCGTGGTGGGGTGAGCCGTCCGCCGGAACGAAGGGGGTCGTCGCCGGCAGCCACCTGGACTCGGTGCCCAGCGGCGGCGCGTTCGACGGCCCGCTGGGCGTGGTGTCGGCGTTCGCCGCGGTCGACCTGCTGCGCGAGCGCGGGCACGCGCCGGCGCGGCCGATCGGCATCGTGAACTTCGGCGACGAGGAGGGCGCCCGGTTCGGCGTCGCCTGCGCGGGGTCGCGGCTGGTCACCGGTGCGCTGCCGGCCGGCCGCGCGCTCGGCCTCACTGACGCCGACGGCGTCAGCCTCGCCCAGGCGCTGGGCCGCCACGGGCGCGACCCGGACGCCGTCGGCCCCGACCCGGAGGCGCTGGAGCGCGTCGGCGCGTTCGTCGAGCTGCACGTCGAGCAGGGCCGCGGGCTGGTCTACCAGAACGCGCCGATCGGCGTCGCCACCGAGATCTGGCCGCACGGACGCTGGCGGGTCACGCTCGCCGGCGAGGCCAACCACGCCGGCACCACACCGCTGGCCGACCGCAGCGACCCGATGCTCGACCTCGCCGCCCTGGTCACCGAGGCGCGTGCCGCCGCGACGAGACACGGCGTGCTGGCCACGGTCGGCAAGGTCGAGGTCGACCCGAACGGCGTCAACGCGATCCCGTCGCAGGTCCGGGCCTGGCTGGACTGCCGCGGCGCCGACCCTGACGCCGTCGCCGCCGTGATCGCCGACCTCGGCGGCTTCGGCCCGCAGAGCGAGTCGTGGACGGCCGCGACCGTCTTCGACCCCGCGCTGGCCGCGCGGCTGAGCGGCGTCCTCGGGAACGCGCCGCTGCTGCCCACCGGCGCCGGGCACGACGCGGGCATCCTCAGCGCCGCCGGCATCCCCACGGCGATGCTGTTCGTCCGCAACCCGACCGGCGTCTCGCACTCCCCGGCCGAGTTCGCCGAGCGCTCCGACTGCCACGCCGGCGTGGCCGCGCTGGCGGACGTCCTCGCGGAGCTGACCCGGTGACGGCGTTCTGGGCCGCGCACGCCTGGCTGCCCACCGGGTTGGGCGACGACGTGCGGATCGAGGTCGCCGACGGTGTCATCGTCGCGGCCGCGGCCGGCAGCGCTCCGGAGGACGGCGACACCCGGCTGCCCGGCGTCGTGTTCCCCGGGTTCGCCAACGCCCACTCGCACGCCTTCCACCGGGCGCTGCGCGGGCGCACGCACGACGGGCGCGGCTCGTTCTGGACCTGGCGCGAGGCGATGTACGCCCTGGCCGGCCGGCTCACCCCGGAGACGTACTACGAGCTGGCCCTGGCGACGTACGCGGAGCTGGCGCTGGCCGGCGTCACCGTCGTCGGCGAGTTCCACTACCTGCACCACGGCCCCGGCGGCACCCCGTACGCCGACCCGAACGCGATGGCCGCCGCGCTGCGCCAGGCCGCCCGCGACGCCGGGATCCGGCTCACGCTGCTCGACACCTGCTACCTGGAGGGCGGCATCGGCCGGCCGCTCGACGGCGTCCAGCTGCGGTTCGGCGACGGGACGGCGGACGCCTGGGCCGAGCGGGTGGCACGGCTGGCGGACGACGACGGCAGCCGCGTCGGCGCCGCGATCCACTCCGTCCGCGCCGTCCCGCCGGCCGCCGTCGAGACCGTCGCCGCCTGGGCCACGAAGCATGGCCGGCCGCTGCACGTCCACCTGTCCGAGCAGCCGGCCGAGAACGAGGCCGCGCTCGCGGCGTACGGCCGGACCCCGGCCCGGCTGCTGGCCGACCACGGCGCGCTCACCGCACGGACCACGGCGGTGCACGCCAACCACGTCACCGGCGACGACATCGCGCTGCTGGGCGCGGCGGGCACCGCGATCTGCGCCTGCCCGACCACCGAGCAGGACCTCGCCGACGGCCTCGCTCCCACCGGAGCGCTACGCACCGCCGGGTCGCCGCTGTGCGTCGGCAGCGACCAGCACGCCGTCGCCGACCTGCTGCTGGAGGCCCGGCTGCTGGAGCACCACGAGCGGCTGCGCACCGGCGAGCGCGGCACGTTCGACGCCGCGGCCCTGGTCGGCGCGCTCACCGAGAACGGCCACGCCGCGCTCGGCTGGCCGGGCAACGGCCGGCTCGCGCCGGGGGCGGCGGCCGACCTGGTCGCCGTCCGCACCGACACCGTCCGCACCGCGGGCGCCGACCCCGCCCAGCTGGTCATCGCCGCGAGCGGCGCCGACGTCGACACCGTCGTCATCGCCGGCCGCACCGTGGTCAGCGGCGGGACACACGAACGGGGCGACGTCGCGGGCCTGCTGACCCGCGCCATCGCCCCGTTGTGGGACTGAACGCCGTCACACGGCGACCGCCTGCACCGCAGGCACCCGGATCGCCTTCCGGGCCGCACCGAGGCACGACGCCAGCGTGAGCACGGCGGCGGTCGAGACGATGCCGACGTAGATGCCGATCGTGGCGTCCGGCAGCAGCTCGCCCGTGCGGGCCAGGCTGTACGGGAACACCGTCACGATGGAGCCGATCGAGCCGAACAGCACGCCGGCCGCCGCGAGCACGACGCCCTCCATGCCGACCATGCTCAGCACCTGGGGCGGCGTGGAGCCGACCAGCCGCTGCTGGCCGAACTCGCGGCGCCGGTAGGTGGTGGCCGCGACCAGCGTGTTGATCACCAGGATCGCCGCGAACACCGACAGCATGCCGACCACCACGAAGTTCAGCGTCTCGATCGCCTGCGCCTCGTCCGGCGGGATGGACGACCCGACCGCCGGCGGCGCCGAGTTCTCGATGCTCTGCATGTACAGCGTGCCGGTCGCGATGCCGGTGAACAGGATGATCGGCATCAGCGCGCCGGCCATGTGCTGCGTCCGGCGGCGGACGTTCTCGACGGCGAGGTAGCCGCTGGTCCCGCCGAGCAGCCGCAGCGGACCGGCCAGCACCGCCGTCACGGCCCGCACCAGCACCGGCGCGAACAGCGCCAGCCCGATGGAGAACCAGATGGACGCCTGACCGGCGGTCTGCATCGCGTCGATGCCCTTGTCCTCGAACAGCGCGACCGTGAGGATCGCGCAGTTCAGGCCGATCGCGAGGAACGCGATGGCGGCGATGGTGCGCTTGCGGGTCATCCGCGACTGCTCGATGGTGACCGCCGTCATGGCCTCCTTGGCCCCCATCCGCGTGGACCGGCGGGCGGTGACGATCGCGCCGCCGACCGCGGCGAGGAACGTCACGCCGACGCCGATGGACAGCGCCGCCGAGCCGAACCCGTAGGAGATGCCGTCGGCGACCTGGTCGGTGTTCTGCAGCATCTCCAGCAGCAGCCGGCCGGCACCGAGCGCCGGCAGGATCGCCAGCGCCGCCGCCGCGACGGCCACGACCGCGGCCTCGCCGACGATCATCCGTCCGACCTGGAACGGGGTCGCGCCGATGCTCTTCAGCAGCGCCATCTCCGACGCCCGCTGCCGCACCGACAGCGTCATCGTCGAGATCACCGCGAACAGCACGATGACCAGTCCCCAGCCGCCCACGACCAGCGCCATCGTCGTCAGCGTTTCCTCACTGACGTCGTCGACGCCGGCCCCGGCCGCGGTGTCGAGCAGTGCGGCGAAGGCCATGACGACGATCGCGCCGAGGAACATCGACAGGAAGCTCGCGACGAACCCGCCGGTGCGGTGCCGCAGCGAGCGGACAGCCAGCCCGAACACCGTCACTCACCCACAGCCGCGTGCAGGGCGACCGCGTCGCCGAGGTGGGTCATTCGCTCGGCGACGCCTTCCGCCGTCGGACGGTCCAGCGAGCCGGCGATGCGGCCGTCGGCCAGGAAGATCACCGAGTCGGCGTAGGAGGCCGCCACCGGGTCGTGCGTCACCATGACGACCGTCTGGCCGAACTCGCGCACGGCCTCGGCCAGCAGCGACAGCACCGTGCGAGCGCTGCGGCTGTCCAGGGCGCCGGTGGGCTCGTCGGCGAAGATCGCGCTCGGGTTCGTGACCAGCGCCCGCGCGATGGCGACCCGCTGCTGCTGCCCGCCGGACAGCTCGGCCGGACGGTGGTTGATCCGCTCGCCCAGCCCGACCCGCTCGAGGATCGCGACCGCGCGCTTGCGGTCGGCCCGCTTGCCGGCCAGCCGCAGCGGCAGCGTCACGTTCTGCAGGACGGTGAGCGTCGGCAGCAGGTTGAACTGCTGGAAGATGAAGCCGATGCGCTGGCGGCGGAACTTCGTCAGCGCGGTCTCGCTGCCGCCGGTCAGTTCCGCGCCGTCGATGAACACCCGGCCCGCGGTCGGCTGGTCCAGGCCGGCGGCGCACTGCAGGAACGTGCTCTTGCCGGACCCGGACGGGCCCATGATCGCGGTGAAGGTGCCCGGGGCGAGGCTGACGGACACGTCGTCGAGCGCCCGGACCGGGTTCTCGCCGGTGCCGTAGGTCTTGCTGACCTGAACCAGCCGCAGGGCTTCGGCGGCCCTCGTGATGTCATGCCCAGCCATGTCTCTCTCCGTTCTCGGGAGGCGCTCGTCTGCGCCTACGAGAAACCTAGGAATTCCCCCTGGCCCGGCACGATGGAGTTGACTCCCCAGTTGGGGTGGGGCTAGCCCCCGAGTCGGTCTTGACCGTCTCGGTACAGTGACGTCGTGCCAGGTCTCGGACGCGGTCGAGCGCGCTTCGCGCGCGGCCTGGTCATGTCCGCGGCCTGCCTGCTGCTGCCGACGCTGGCCCACGCGGCCGCCGGTGGTGACGTCTCGACGACTCCAGGCTTCGTCGCCGTGGCGCTGCTGCTGTGCGCCGCCTGCGTGGCGCTGGCCGACCGGCGGCGCTCGGTGGCCGAGATCGCGGCGATGCTGGTGTTCACCCAGCCGCTGCTGCATGTCCTGCTGACGCTCGACGGCCACCACGGCGCGGCGTCCTCCGTCGTCCCGTCCGCCGGCATGGCCGTGGCGCACGTGCTGTCCGCCGTCGTGCTGACGGTGCTGCTGGCCGGGGCCGAGAACGTCGTGTGGTCGCTGGCCTCGCTGTCCGCGACGCTGCTGCTCACCCGGGTGCGCGAGCTGCTCGCCTCGCCCGTCTTGTCCGCACCGCGGGTGCCGGCCAACGGTGACGACGTCGCCGAGGCCGCACCGCGCGGCGTCCTGCTGGTCCGGTCGACACCGTGGAGAGGCCCGCCGGCGCTGCCGGTCCCGGCCTGAACGAAACGGGGGACGTGGCGCCACGATCCGGCGCCGCGTGGCTTCCGTATATCTCCACGACTGAGACAAAGGACGCATTCCATGATCACACGTACCCTCGCCCGCGTGGGGCTCGCCGCAGGCGGCGCCATCACGCTCGGGGTGGTGCTCGCGGCCGGCGCCGCGGCACACGTCACCATCCGGCCGGACGTCGACACCGCCGGCTCCTACGCCAAGATCACCGTCCGGGTGCCGAACGAGTCCGACACCGCCGGCACGGTGCAGGTGCGGCTCGACCTGCCCGCCGACACCCCGATCCCGTCGGTCCGGGTCCAGCCGCACCCGGGCTGGACCGCCGAGCTCACCACCACCCAGTTCCCCGAGCCGGTACAGGTGGGCGACCGCACGCTCGAGGAGGCGGTCACGGCCGTCACCTGGACCGCCGACCCTGGCGTCCGCATCGACCCGGGCGAGTTCGACGAGTTCGCCATCTCCGCCGGCCCGCTCCCCGAGGCCGGCATGTACCTCTTCCCCGCCACCCAGACCTACGACGACGGCGAGGTCGTCGCGTGGGCCGAGGAGACGGTCGAGGGCGAGGAGGAGCCGGAGCGCCCGGCGCCCGTGCTCGAGGTCGTCGAGGCGACGTCGGAGGACGGCCACGGCGGCGGGGCGTCCGCCGAGAACGTCGCCGACGAGGGCGCGGACGAGGACTCGTCGGCCGCGTCGTCCTCGGACGGGGACGACAGCGACGCGCTGGCGCGCGGGATCGGCATCGGCGGCCTGGTCGTCGGCGCTGCCGGTCTGGGCGTGGGGGCCGCGGCACTGCGGCGGCGGAATGCGTAGCCTCCGTCGCCTGATCGGGGTCGCGGCGCTCGCAACGGCTCCGGTCGCCGGGCTATCCCTCATGGCGGCGCCCGCGGCCGCCGCCCACGACCAGCTGGTCTCCAGCACACCGGAGGACGGCGGCGCCGTCAGCACGCCGCTCACGTCGGTCGAGCTGGTGTTCAGCAACGCGATCCCCGCCGAGTTCGTGCAGGTCGCGGTCACCGACGCCGCCGGAGCCACGTTCCAGGACGGCGCGCCGCAGACCGTCGGCGACACCGTCACCCAGGCCGTCCAGCAGCTGCCGGACGGCGCATACACGATCGCCTACCGGGTCGTGTCGTCCGACGGCCACCCGATCGAGGGCGCCGTCGCGTTCACCGTCGCCGGCGTCGGCCCGGCCGACCCGCCGCCGGCCGAGACACCCACCGAGACACCCGCGGAGACGCCGTCGGAGGACGCGTCGACGCCGGCCGAGCAGCCGTCGGACGAGACCACCCCGGCCGCCGGCACAGACTCGTCCGACGACGGCGGTCTGGGCTCGACCGCGACCGTCCTGCTGATCGTCGGCGGCGTCCTGGTCGTCGCCGTGCTCGCGTTCGTCGCGGCCGGTGGCCGGCGGCGCGGCGCCACGGGGGACACTGACAGCTGATGAACACCTCGACACCGGCCGCCGACGTCATCCCGCCGACCCGCCAATGGGGCGTGGCGGCGGCCGGGATCGCCCTGGTCACGCTGGTCGTCGCCCTGCTGCTCGGCGGCGGCGACGCGACCGCCGGCATCCCCGGCCTGGGCGACCCCGGCGACGTCACCAAGTGGGGACTGCCGATCGCCCGGGCCGTGCTCGACGGCGCCGGCGCGGTCACCGTCGGGCTGCTGGGTCTCGCGGTCGTGCTGCCGGTGCGCAAGGGCCAGCTCGGCGGGGACGCGCTGCACGCGCTGCGGGCGGCGTCGCTGTCCGCGCTCGTGCTGGCCGTCGCCGCCGCCGTCGTCCACCTGCTGACCTTGTCCGACCTGGTCGGGCGGCCGCTCCCGGACGCGCTGGCCGGCGACTCGTTCCTCTCCTACACCTCGACGGTCGAGCAGGGCCGGGCGTATGCGGCGATGGTCGTGCTGGCGCTGGCGATCATCCCGGCCGCCCGGCTGACGCTGGGCCATGGCGGTGCCATCGCGCTGTTCTGCCTGGGCGTCGCGACGCTGGTCCCGCTCAGCCTGATCGGGCACTCGTCCTCCGGCGACTACCACCACTCGGCGCGGGTGTCGCTGCTGGTGCACCTGATCGGCATGGTGCTGTGGGTCGGCGGGCTGGTCGCGTTGTCCTGGTACGCCGGACGGCGCGGGCGGGAGCTGCCACGAGCGGCGCGCGCCTTCTCCGCCGTCGCGCTGGGCTGCTTCGTCATGGTGGCGGCCAGCGGGGTGCTGAACGCGTGGGTGCGGCTGTCGTCGCTGACCGAGGTGTTCACGTCCTCGTACGGGCTGATCCTGTTCGGGAAGGTGCTCGCGCTGGTCACGCTCGGCTGGCTCGGCTGGCGGCATCGCAGCCGCACGCTGCCGCAGCTGGACGCCGGCCGGCCGGGCGCGTTCCGGCGGCTCGCCGTCGGCGAGATCATCATCATGGCCGTGGCCCTCGGCCTCGCCGTCGCGCTCAGCCGCACCGAGCCGCCCGGCCCAGCGATCCCCGAGGTCAGGACCGCCGTCCGCACTCTCATTGGCTTCCCGATCCCGCCGGAGATCGGGCCCGGCCGGCTGTTCACCGAGTTCTACCCGGACGCGATGTTCGCGCTGGGCATCCTCGCCGCCCTCCTCCTCTACCTCGGCGGCGTCTGGCGCCTGTACCGCCGCGGCGACAAGTGGCCCGTCGGGCGGACCATCGCCTGGCTGGCCGGCCTCGCGACGGTCGCGTTCGTCGGGCTGAGCGGGCTGCAGACCTACGGCATGGTGATGCTGTCGGTGCACATGGTCCAGCACATGATCCTCATGATGGTGAGCCCGATCCTGCTGGTCCTCGGCGGTCCCATCACGCTGGCCCTGCGCGCCCTGAAACCGGCTCGACGGGGTCAGCTCGGCCCCCGCGAGGCCATCACCGCCGCCGTCAACAGCCCGGTCGCGCAGGTGCTCACCCACCCGCTGGTGGCGCTGGCGTTGTTCGTGTCGGGCTCGTTCACGGTCTACTTCACCGGCCTGTTCGAGTCGGCGATGCGCTCGCACACCGGGCACATGCTGATGAGC is from Jiangella alkaliphila and encodes:
- a CDS encoding TetR/AcrR family transcriptional regulator, giving the protein MVTDSDTTADGTIQLLWGLREGPTRGPKPVLSLERIAQAAVDLADSEGLAAVSMQRVAADLDFTKMSLYRYVTGKDELVAAMIDLAVGEPPVFDELPGTWRPRIEEWVRLLGRTWEAHPWLPWVTMGDRVMGPNETGWTELSAAVLAESGLTVPERMSLARMLGGHVRATMSVSTAGTQPWVNRRQADLLREHAELFPTLRSMLDGADPPPDNGRDFGLRLILDGVERLVAERST
- a CDS encoding Fur family transcriptional regulator — encoded protein: MDVDVSANVASVERALDRLRARGHRVTGARHAVIEALATVDGHPSAEQLSEQVRELHPTVHRATVYRTLETLATLGVVTQVHVGGSATTYHLAGDATGHDDHLHASCRVCGRIIDLPSDLLDPIKRRLADESDFQLDPPHIALSGTCRSCQ
- a CDS encoding endonuclease/exonuclease/phosphatase family protein → MDPGLVLRVATFNIRNGRALDWLNSWWFRRGATAAAIGALGAEVLGLQEVYEFQRRYLARRLPGAQWFTQGRDGGTSGEQCPVAVSGGFVRVLEHRTRWYGDTPDVPGTRLPDASFPRVATLLRCRDQRTAREFTVVNTHLDERHPANRAASVRQLVGWLDPAVPAVVMGDFNAVHGDRKVMGPLLDAGFRLAPVTGGTVHGFTGKEDGRRIDHILASPQWTFEDAAVERERPGGRLPSDHWPVRATLRLQEGRTYRR
- a CDS encoding DUF72 domain-containing protein, whose amino-acid sequence is MVVHVGTSGWQYDSWRGVLYPRGLAQRRWLERYAEGFATVENNSAFYRLPRRETFASWRERLPADVVMAVKASRYLTHLRRLRDPDEPVRRFLDVAAGLGDRLGPVLLQLPPNLRADHDRLDRCLSLFPRDVRVAVEPRHESWWTDEIRSLLERHGAALCWADRQGRPVTPLWRTAGWGYLRLHEGAAHPWPKYGGQALRAWADRLAATWADDRDVFVYFNNDPDGAAVRDAVRFAGVLRRAGRSVTRTPSLADTVPT
- a CDS encoding allantoate amidohydrolase; the protein is MIPSFDAMWADLEPVGRDPRGGYRRFAWTDADALLREWFAAEAARRGLAVTVDRSGNQWAWWGEPSAGTKGVVAGSHLDSVPSGGAFDGPLGVVSAFAAVDLLRERGHAPARPIGIVNFGDEEGARFGVACAGSRLVTGALPAGRALGLTDADGVSLAQALGRHGRDPDAVGPDPEALERVGAFVELHVEQGRGLVYQNAPIGVATEIWPHGRWRVTLAGEANHAGTTPLADRSDPMLDLAALVTEARAAATRHGVLATVGKVEVDPNGVNAIPSQVRAWLDCRGADPDAVAAVIADLGGFGPQSESWTAATVFDPALAARLSGVLGNAPLLPTGAGHDAGILSAAGIPTAMLFVRNPTGVSHSPAEFAERSDCHAGVAALADVLAELTR
- a CDS encoding formimidoylglutamate deiminase, which codes for MTAFWAAHAWLPTGLGDDVRIEVADGVIVAAAAGSAPEDGDTRLPGVVFPGFANAHSHAFHRALRGRTHDGRGSFWTWREAMYALAGRLTPETYYELALATYAELALAGVTVVGEFHYLHHGPGGTPYADPNAMAAALRQAARDAGIRLTLLDTCYLEGGIGRPLDGVQLRFGDGTADAWAERVARLADDDGSRVGAAIHSVRAVPPAAVETVAAWATKHGRPLHVHLSEQPAENEAALAAYGRTPARLLADHGALTARTTAVHANHVTGDDIALLGAAGTAICACPTTEQDLADGLAPTGALRTAGSPLCVGSDQHAVADLLLEARLLEHHERLRTGERGTFDAAALVGALTENGHAALGWPGNGRLAPGAAADLVAVRTDTVRTAGADPAQLVIAASGADVDTVVIAGRTVVSGGTHERGDVAGLLTRAIAPLWD
- a CDS encoding FtsX-like permease family protein gives rise to the protein MFGLAVRSLRHRTGGFVASFLSMFLGAIVVMAFAALLDTAAGAGVDDVSEETLTTMALVVGGWGLVIVLFAVISTMTLSVRQRASEMALLKSIGATPFQVGRMIVGEAAVVAVAAAALAILPALGAGRLLLEMLQNTDQVADGISYGFGSAALSIGVGVTFLAAVGGAIVTARRSTRMGAKEAMTAVTIEQSRMTRKRTIAAIAFLAIGLNCAILTVALFEDKGIDAMQTAGQASIWFSIGLALFAPVLVRAVTAVLAGPLRLLGGTSGYLAVENVRRRTQHMAGALMPIILFTGIATGTLYMQSIENSAPPAVGSSIPPDEAQAIETLNFVVVGMLSVFAAILVINTLVAATTYRRREFGQQRLVGSTPPQVLSMVGMEGVVLAAAGVLFGSIGSIVTVFPYSLARTGELLPDATIGIYVGIVSTAAVLTLASCLGAARKAIRVPAVQAVAV
- a CDS encoding ABC transporter ATP-binding protein: MAGHDITRAAEALRLVQVSKTYGTGENPVRALDDVSVSLAPGTFTAIMGPSGSGKSTFLQCAAGLDQPTAGRVFIDGAELTGGSETALTKFRRQRIGFIFQQFNLLPTLTVLQNVTLPLRLAGKRADRKRAVAILERVGLGERINHRPAELSGGQQQRVAIARALVTNPSAIFADEPTGALDSRSARTVLSLLAEAVREFGQTVVMVTHDPVAASYADSVIFLADGRIAGSLDRPTAEGVAERMTHLGDAVALHAAVGE
- a CDS encoding YcnI family copper-binding membrane protein, coding for MITRTLARVGLAAGGAITLGVVLAAGAAAHVTIRPDVDTAGSYAKITVRVPNESDTAGTVQVRLDLPADTPIPSVRVQPHPGWTAELTTTQFPEPVQVGDRTLEEAVTAVTWTADPGVRIDPGEFDEFAISAGPLPEAGMYLFPATQTYDDGEVVAWAEETVEGEEEPERPAPVLEVVEATSEDGHGGGASAENVADEGADEDSSAASSSDGDDSDALARGIGIGGLVVGAAGLGVGAAALRRRNA
- a CDS encoding copper resistance CopC family protein, with the translated sequence MAAPAAAAHDQLVSSTPEDGGAVSTPLTSVELVFSNAIPAEFVQVAVTDAAGATFQDGAPQTVGDTVTQAVQQLPDGAYTIAYRVVSSDGHPIEGAVAFTVAGVGPADPPPAETPTETPAETPSEDASTPAEQPSDETTPAAGTDSSDDGGLGSTATVLLIVGGVLVVAVLAFVAAGGRRRGATGDTDS
- a CDS encoding cytochrome c oxidase assembly protein gives rise to the protein MNTSTPAADVIPPTRQWGVAAAGIALVTLVVALLLGGGDATAGIPGLGDPGDVTKWGLPIARAVLDGAGAVTVGLLGLAVVLPVRKGQLGGDALHALRAASLSALVLAVAAAVVHLLTLSDLVGRPLPDALAGDSFLSYTSTVEQGRAYAAMVVLALAIIPAARLTLGHGGAIALFCLGVATLVPLSLIGHSSSGDYHHSARVSLLVHLIGMVLWVGGLVALSWYAGRRGRELPRAARAFSAVALGCFVMVAASGVLNAWVRLSSLTEVFTSSYGLILFGKVLALVTLGWLGWRHRSRTLPQLDAGRPGAFRRLAVGEIIIMAVALGLAVALSRTEPPGPAIPEVRTAVRTLIGFPIPPEIGPGRLFTEFYPDAMFALGILAALLLYLGGVWRLYRRGDKWPVGRTIAWLAGLATVAFVGLSGLQTYGMVMLSVHMVQHMILMMVSPILLVLGGPITLALRALKPARRGQLGPREAITAAVNSPVAQVLTHPLVALALFVSGSFTVYFTGLFESAMRSHTGHMLMSAHFLVVGYLFFEMLIGIDPLPKRPPYPARVVLLLLSMSFHAVFGLALMESSRLVAGDYYREIAVEIPWLPDTLDDQILAGQITWGFGELPGLLVIGILFVQWYRSDEREARRFDRREGEDEAERQAYNAYLAELDERSRNEKT